The Rhizobium sp. WSM4643 genome contains the following window.
GCCCAACCCAACTCTGGACCAATTGCAGGTGTTTTTGACCGTTGCCGAGACCGGCAGCTTTTCGGCCGCCTCGCGGGCGCTGAACCGTGCACAGTCAGTCGTGAGCTATACGATCGCCAATCTCGAAGCGCAGCTCGAAGTGCCGCTTTTCGAGCGCTTCGGCGCACGCCAGCCAAAGCTGACGGAGGCGGGCAAGGCGATGCTGGAGGATGCGCGGCGCATTCTCGGCGACCTGCAGGTTATGCGGGCGCGCGTCAAGAGCCTGAGGGAAGGGCTCGAAGCGGAGGTTTCCGTCGCCATCAGCGTCATGGTGCCTTCGCGAGCCCTGGTGGAGGTTCTGCGCGAATTTCGCGAGATGTTTCCATCCGTTTCGTTGAGCCTCAACGTCGGCGAGCTCGGAATGGTCATGGATCTCGTCCTGAGCGGCAAGGCGACCGTCGGAATTGGTGGCGCGGTCGTCAAGCAGGACGATTCGATCGTCACGGAACGGATCGGTCATTCCTTCATGTTGCCCGTTGCCGCGCGCAACCACCCGCTTGCCGGGATCGGTCGGCCGCTGACGCTGGGCGACGTGCGCGAGGAAGTGCAACTCGTCGTCACCGATGCGTCGGGCCGGACGAAGGGGCGCGATTTCAACGTTCTGTCCTACAAGACATGGCGCGTCAGCGATATTGCAACGAAGCACCAGCTCATCAAGGCCGGCCTTGGCTGGGGCGGCCTTCCGGCTTCTGTGATCCATGACGATCTCGTCAGTGGCACGCTCGTCCATCTCGATCTGGATGCCTACGAACAGGGGGAGTATCCGATATATTCTGTGCGCCAACTCTCCAACCCGCCCGGACCAGCCGCCACCTGGATGATCGACGCATTCCGCA
Protein-coding sequences here:
- a CDS encoding LysR family transcriptional regulator codes for the protein MLPNPTLDQLQVFLTVAETGSFSAASRALNRAQSVVSYTIANLEAQLEVPLFERFGARQPKLTEAGKAMLEDARRILGDLQVMRARVKSLREGLEAEVSVAISVMVPSRALVEVLREFREMFPSVSLSLNVGELGMVMDLVLSGKATVGIGGAVVKQDDSIVTERIGHSFMLPVAARNHPLAGIGRPLTLGDVREEVQLVVTDASGRTKGRDFNVLSYKTWRVSDIATKHQLIKAGLGWGGLPASVIHDDLVSGTLVHLDLDAYEQGEYPIYSVRQLSNPPGPAATWMIDAFRTRLSACPSQADFHARMAELSEPATPLAAE